One genomic segment of Gossypium arboreum isolate Shixiya-1 chromosome 3, ASM2569848v2, whole genome shotgun sequence includes these proteins:
- the LOC108459437 gene encoding uncharacterized protein LOC108459437, which translates to MELGELWAIFGPGVAGAVFGAGWWFWIDAVVCSSVNVSFIHYLPGIFASIAALMFNCVRKEDIDYSPYDEGEWRLKLWLFFAYVVSFVSLAASVGLLIQDSLVKSGPSVWTGTAGILQCVFVLISGLIYWTCHSE; encoded by the exons ATGGAGTTAGGGGAACTGTGGGCGATCTTCGGTCCCGGCGTCGCTGGCGCAGTGTTCGGTGCCGGCTGGTGGTTTTGGATCGACGCCGTCGTATGCAGCTCCGTCAATGTCTCTTTCATCCACTATTTACCTG gaaTATTTGCTTCTATCGCGGCTTTGATGTTCAATTGCGTTAGGAAAGAGGATATTGATTACTCTCCTTATGATGAAGGCGAGTGGAG GTTGAAGCTCTGGCTCTTCTTTGCTTATGTTGTATCCTTTGTCTCACTAGCTGCTTCAGTTGGCCTCTTGATACAAGACTCACTAGTGAAATCTGGTCCTTCAGTGTGGACTGGTACTGCAGGCATCTTACAGTGTGTGTTTGTCTTAATCAG TGGGCTGATATATTGGACTTGTCACTCAGAATAA